One Hippoglossus stenolepis isolate QCI-W04-F060 chromosome 6, HSTE1.2, whole genome shotgun sequence genomic window, ATAACGACGTATCCCACGGCAACCGAGAGCTCCTCACGAAGCTCGTTAACACtttgacaataaaacacacaatcactgaCCCGAACAGTCGAAACATATTAAATACTTTACTACAGCTGATTGTCAAAATCATCCCTTAAAGATTCTCATCAGCTGACCAGTGACTGAAGTctgttactgagcaacagcgccccctgcagccacatgtggtgatgaagtggttttcatgagtagaaaaaaactaaagtgtatgaatgtgttgaGCTGTGTCAtaacgctggatattacccatgatcctctgcttcctgaagagctgctgtaacaagtCCAACAAACTTGTTTTATCCAGTTTAGAAAACCAGACGTGTGTTGGCTTCAGTCTGATCTTTAGTTTCATTTAAAGTTCAGTGTAAATATTCAGCAGCTTAAACTAATCTGTAAATTGTTCACCTGTGATTTGATTAATAACCGTCCAACAAAACGAGAAACATTTCCTTGTTTCGTCTTTTGATCGtgtcagacaaaaacatgaaacatctttgacatttcatcgctaataaaaatattgattaaacGAAGAACGAAATTGATTAATTCAGAAACTCGCGCACATCAGTaggttttaaattatattaaatagcCACAATTTAACTTTTAGAGAAAATCTGCTCATCACTTTCAGACAGTTCACCGTTTTTCTGCGTCTGTATGTTAAGTTTTGACTTTCAGCTGCTGATGCATAATCTAAGTAAGAGATTCTTCTAAAATCAACAcctgaaatgtgatgaaaaatcAAACCACGATTATTTTCTTGTTTGATTCATGGAGATGTGATGGAGCTCGGCTGCAGCCTGACGTCTGAAACTctcagcagttttctttttatgttcAGAACATTAAGAATAAAATACGACTAAGTGAACAAAGGTCCAGTCAGAACAGCAGATCCGTCCTGCTGCTCGGTATTCAGTCTGCTGCTCAGCAGTGAATCACAAGaactgaggaagaagaggcagaggaggaaggaggaaggagacaaggaaggaaggagacGAGGGAGGAGCTTCCACTACAAACGACTACaccatttttttcttgttgcattttcaaaataaaataaagaccacaacagagaaaacaagtgGGACATTGTTCATCAGACTCAAATGTCACGAGTCAGAGTCTAACAACCGAGCTCCAACATCACAGTCACACTAAAAGAACTAAGACGCTTTTAACTGAAACAAGAACAAAGTTCAAATCCACCCAGATGATGTTTTGTTCAACAGCATGAAACTAACATTTAGCTACAACACTTTCAGGACGTGTGTTTATCCAAAGATGAATGTGATTGACTGGACAAAGATCTTTAATTTGACAGAATATTAATTTGTACGTCTGCAGTTGTCCGTCTTTTGGATCATTCAATGGAAGACAGGCGCTTTGCAACACATCCGAGCCTTCGTCCAAAACACCTCCAACTTACTTTATTTTcagaacacatttaaaaatacgACTGTAACAGCACAAACATTTACCCagaacagcagagacacagaaaagttaaaggaaaaaaaagttatgaAGAATATTTTCTTTTGGAAAAAAGTCTTTATGAATAAGGCCATTAGataaagttgtgtgttttactgtttgcGTGAAATCAACTCTTGTTTGTTTCTAATCAGATACAAACTTGtcagaaattatattttacaaaaactgGTCTCAAGTCAGATCCACAATAAAcaatgttaataaaaaaaatgaatcaggGTGTGGAAGTAGAAAACACAGGCGGACGCCTTCAGAGCGGCAACGTGAAGGTTTAAGGTTCAGACTCATCACACTTTGTTTTGAAGTTGCAGTGATGGACCTGAAGAAACGCTCACAGCGTCTCAGATCACGTGGCTACAAGGAGCAGCCGCAGTCCGAGCTCAGTGTTCGTCAGGTGGCTGCTCTGGTTCCACATCATCCGTTCGAATGATTCATATTTGTGTTATTGGCAAGGGGCTGATTAAAGGCCACTGGTATCAAACAGTGCATGTTCCTTAAAACAGACTTTtccaaaaagacaaaaacatatgAAAACAATCATGCAGTCTCTAACTTTATTTTAGCACTTTCTTACTAAACATTGGCGTGTTGATCAAAAAGGCCACCGCCTGCAAAAGCTTCGGAAACCTAGTCTCAGATCGCCCGGAGGAGTAAGCCACTTTCCTGGTAGAAAGAATCGCACGTTTTCAAAGCGTGAAATGTGAAAGGTGAGGCGGGAGCGTGTGAGCGGCGAAAACACGAGCTGCTGCGAGAAAACAGCAGCCCAAAAAAACTGAACTCTGCCAGACGGGAGGgaaaaatgtgataaaacagTAGCATCAATTTACAAAAGCTCATTTGAAGCTGAACACGACAAAATCAACATGGAGAAAATTCATCACAGGTGGAAAAAAGGCCAAGAGAAACACCCGACTGTTGCCTCGTCACAGACTGAACCCTGAGCCCTTCACAGGTTTGACCTTTTCCTTCACATCTTCTACGTTTAACTTTCTGCAAACCTGCTCATCCAATGATACTGGACGTTTGAAATCACCACCAGCTGGAAAAAATTGCTACGATCGATAATAAACTCAGCTTCCGTTGGGGAATGTGGGTTTTTCCCCTCATCATTCTCCAAATGAATAAGCTGTGCGTGACGAGGAGACTCGGTGTGAAGACACGCAGCCTGCTGTCGGGGGAGTCGGGGGCAAGGTGGTCTGTGACTCGACAGCCGGGTCTTCAGAGGTTAGTCACGTTTgatttgtttcaaatgttttaacacacatacacacagaacaTCACTGAGGTTATCACACGGACGTCCTTTTGTAAAAGCAGACATGTAATTCACCATCTGGTTTGGGGAAGGTTGGGATTCCAGGCGAGGGCGGGGCAGCTGTAGAGCAGTGGCAGTGACCGAGGCTCGATTGTTGTTGATAATTGGTCAGAGACCTTTTGTGGAAGAAGGGCTGGAGCTGTACGACGGGCTGAAGATGAGGAAGACGTCCGGCAGGTTGGGATTCAGGTTCAGGACAGAAGAAGGTGGCGGTGATGAGGGGCCACAAATCAAGATCAGGTTTGGTGTCGGATATAAAAACCAAACATGGCGTGAGGAAGGATCTCGTTTGTAGACCAGGGCGTCTGAGAGACAAGTTGCTTGTAGTCTTGAGCATTAAAACTCCTCTGGCTCCTCTGACTCCTCAGCATCAGGTATCACAAAGCCATCCTatggagagaggggggcagAAAGAGAtagaaggggagagagggaaggagggggagaaagagagagacagatgagaacCAGAGACGGTTCAGCAGAACCTGGATTTTCTGGTTCATGCTTCATCATCCAGCTCATCAGATAATGTGGTTTGAgttttaagctgttttcagacctgcactgaagtctgaacatgttcctcacatgttcctgacatgttcctcacatgttctgcagcagGTTCTGCACGTTCTGCAGGTTCTGCTCGTTCTGCaggtgagaacaaatgtctgagtcagttgctctggacattttctggaacttttcctgcagctccacattaaaatgtctggaaaatgtcagagtgagtccatgtgagaaaacaggacaatgtccagagcaactgagcGAGTTGATGTTTCCAACACGTGAGACTTTGTCTCCCTCACTAGTCACTGCACCGCCGCAGTCTCCTGAGTAGTGCGGCCTGAATGCTGGTGAATTATTTATATCCTACATGGTGGATCCCACAGGGCACATGGTGCAAAGTAGAGTTCAAGCAACGGCCACTAACCAATCAATATGTACCAGCATGCATTGCAGCATTCTTCCATTTCTGTTACTTCTGCTCAAAAATATTGGACTGCACAAACAGCAAACAcgtttatttatacatttaatataaatgcTAAATCCTTATTAAAGTATTAAGtttataataaacattaaatgaatTCTGGGAGTTTCCAccgacagagaaagagacagggaaTGAGTGAGAACCTGGTTCTCTGCTCGCATCACTTTCAACTCTTTCCTTGATTTTGCAGACTCGTTCAAAAGCTTGAAAATAAGCAGCTCTCAAACCAATGACAGTGGGTTGATGCTCGAGCTTAGGGTCTTTATGATTCATATTTTCTTCTGATCTAGAATCAGTGAAGACTTTGAGCCTCAGTAAACGAGCTGCAGGACTTTCCTAAcggcatcagcagcagcagaccgaGCAAATGGTTCTAATCTGGTACTGAACCAAGAACATGTCAGAGCACAGAGGCTCACGGGACTTATTTATAAAGCTGGTGatgtactttattttagttcTTTCCTCAACACTTCTCCTTTACCTCAGACTCAAACTAAATGTTCACCAGGAAAACatctcaaatatatttttatatttgatcaaaCCTTCGTGCagaggttttaaaaaagagacTTCACTCACTTAACGGGACAAAAAGCTGCATTTGACTGATGAGGAAACTGTGTCAGGACAACAGTGTAGTTCAATATGGAGACTTGTCCTTTCAGTGAAGTCATGTTGGAATAAACCTCAATGCTGCTTCACAGtttgaaatttaaaacaatgtgtaaCTCAATCTTAAAAAGGAAATAGCATCAACAGACTTTATTCACGAAACCAGCCTCATAAAAGCAGGAACTCACGTCTGTGGCGTAGAGGATGTCGATGATCCTCTGCAGGGTGGGGTCGCTCTCGCCTTCCTTCTCCTGACAGATCAGCTCAATGTTCCGCAGcttaccaaaataaaagtctctctccttctccatgtCCGTGTAGGTGGATCTCAGGATCTCCAGCTGTGGAAAAACTCCACATTACCTAAAGTTTCTACTTTCTACTTCTTACTTCATGTCTCCATAGTGATTGTGTGGATTTAGCAAGTTGTCTTTTCTTTACAGTGGAGCGCTCACCTCATTCATGAGCTCCGTCCTCTCCTCATCGCCTCCTCCCATCCCCGTTTTCCTCACGCTCACCGGAGCCAACTTAGGCGCCACCTTGGCGACGGGTGGCCtctgaggagctgaagagaCACGTGACAGAAGATCGTTGAGAAGACGGAAGCcacacaaacattcatcatCACATTAAGACTCCCACCACTCGCCACACGGACCTGGATTTAAGGCCTTCTTCGGGGGTTTGTTGAGCGCTGATGTGGCGGCGTTGGATGAGGACACGGCGTCCTGGCCCTGCCTTGCCTCCACTGGATCGTATTCCTTCCCATCGTAGTTGGCATCAAAGAACTTTTTAAACCACTGGACGAACTCAAAGTTGTCCTGAAACTTGCCCTTCACCAGTTTGTCCACTGGAATGATCTGAAAGAACAGAGAAccaatcagcaagaggttgAGCGTGGCTCTGTCATCGTTTCCCTAACCTCAGACTGCAGAGGAACAAAGTGCAGCGTCATCACTGAGCAGGTTCCTGGACCTAAACacacatgtgaaagacaaactgaccTGGGATAAAATGACTAACTACCAATGAGTCTGtgtagaaataaagaaaacatgcaaatgttGTTTCTGCTGAAACACGCACGACAACATGAAGTCCAACAAATCCTCAGCACTGGAGGAAACTGACATCAGACAATACCCACTCACATGTGAGACCACAAAGtccacatcaaacacacaatgagtgGATTACAACCCAGAGTAAATATGAATACACTGATGTGCTCTacatgttcttctgtgtgacacagatttcagacatttcaaacatgacGCGTTAAAACAAacgacagacaggaagtggctcATGAATAAATTATAGCAGCAAAGGAAACAAAGGATGATTGAGCCGGACGCGCCCTACTTTCTATCGTCTGTTtgacaacatcaacacaatgTGAAGTTATTACTAATTCAACTGATCTTCTATTGAAAAGCTTATAATAATGAAGAGGAACTTCAACTGATGAAGACGTTTGACTTCTTTTCACAGATCAGCAGCTAAACACACTAAAcataaagtgtaaataaagagcTGACATgtcgccacttcctcccactatccagaaagaaatctgccatcttgcattttaaatgtaatttgaatagtgtgcagtagtgatcggggaTGGAGCCGCCTCGAGGTCCCACCAATCACAcgccagtctcagctgtcaatcatgactacATGGACAGAACACATCAGATGTCTGTTTGAGCTCTGCACTGAAACAGCTGCTCTGCTTACAGGCAACAAACACCACTCTCTACATGGCTCTGGCACTAAGTGACGTCAGCCTCCAGCCAGCCTCCAGCCAGCCTCCAGCCAGCCTCCAGCCAGCCTGCAGCTAGCCTCCAGCCAGCCTCCAGCCAGCCAGCCTGCAGCCagcctgcagccagccagcctcCAGCCAGCCAGCCTGCAGCCAGcctgcagccagcctccagcCAGCCAGCCTCCAGCCAGcctgcagccagcctccagcCAGCCTGCCTCCAGCCAGCCAGcctccagccagccagccagcctcCAGCCAGcctgcagccagcctccagcCCCAGCCAGCCTCCAGCCAGCCAGCCTCCAGCCagcctgcagccagccagcctccagccagccagcctgcagccagcctccagccagccagccagcctcCAGCCAGCCAGCCTCCAGCCAGCCTCCAGTAACCTCCTGACAACAAAATGTCTGAATCCAAACGGTGGCTTGATTTCATGTGAAAGGATTCTGACACCGAAACTTCAGGCAAATAGAGAAGATTTGAATCCATGAGCAGACGTTGCAGCAGCTGAGTTGCAGCAGCTGAGTTGCAGCAGCTGAGTTGCAGCACCCTGTCGGGGAAACACAGGACTCTGGTGAGATGCTGCTGTATTCAGTGTTTCTACTGGATTgaatcacatgtttgttttggagaggaggagaccgGAGGAGAACTCAGCTCCCGATAAAGAACTACACTGCGATGACCGTGGTGGTGAAGAAAAAtaactcccatgatgcaacaCGACTTCATATCACCACTCAActttgtcttttgttattgATTTGACTTAAGAGACCAAAAGTGGCAGAAAATGAGAAATTGTGCAATGAAACCCATCACCTGTTAGGTAACTACACCACGAGTCCTGAAGTCTGCAGAGCTCGTGTCCTTGTTACTCCGATAGATGAAGACACGAGCAGCAGTGTTTCCCCCACATGCATTTAACATTAACTTGATAACCTTGGTGACCTCGATAAAGTCGCGCATtgtgtaaacatgtttatataagAATGTCACTGACATTTAGCGAGTTGTGCCACTtctgtgtctgagagcaacACACCCCCCCCACTGGCCCCGCCCACATTCACTCAGAGTGACACAGTGAAGCAGCCGGAGGGGAAGTGAAAACCTTTTGGGTCAAAGCAGGAGGAGAGTCCATTAACGATCTAGTTATAGGCGACATGGGTGTCatgccgggggggggggcaccgaGTGCACGTCAGGTTAATAATATCATGATAGTCTTTTCTCCCATGTTAGGGGAACACTGCAGTAGTAACACGATCCACAGAGCGAAGCCGAGCAAACAAAGtggttataaaaacaaaatgactcaTGAGCAGCAGAGCAGGTTGGGAGGACGACAGGCGGCAGGTCGTATGACAAGCAGCAGGAAGTAACGCTCAGTTTGAGGAAGCTGCCGGGGATCAGGGGTCAAAACATTCAGCCTCGGGTTCGTGTGATAGCAGCGTTGTTACTCACATGACTCTCTATGCAAATATTCATACAGGTGTAACACAATACACCACTGTCACTGTGGGGCTGACTCGTCTTTGCAGTTGTGACAAGAGAAAGTTTGCTGCAGTGTTTAAGAGCAGATCGGTTTGCACATTAACAATCAGGCATCACAATTCACCTTCTGTCATATTCAGTGCTGTAGATGTTTATTGTGAGGAAGCCTCGGTCACAGATTGGGACGgggtttttttaaacaatgccAGAGGTACCGAACAAACCCGACCCACTGCTGCAGGACGGTTGCAGCCGCGGCTTCGGCACCAGGCGCACATTGCATTCCCGGTGTCCTTTGACCGTGCATCCTCGCTCCCCCACTGACCTGGGGTCACATTTTTATAAGggagtgtgtgttgaagtaaGTAGGATTTATTTGGGTATTGAGAATCATGAAAATTTCATGGAATCGGTATCGACTAATAACTTTAGGTATCTTGACATCCTTCGTCAGAGGTGAGCAGAACAACAACATACCATTTCATATAAAGATGAGTTTAGTGTGTGTTGTCACGTACTTTGTCAACTCCCATCTTTTTGAAGGAAACCTGCAGAAGCTTGAAGTTGTGGATGTATTCGTGTTCCAGCTTGGCACCGAatttcactttcttcagagGCACCGAGTTGGCGAACAGCATGTCCATGAACTGGCAGTAGGCGCCACCTGCGGCAAAGAGAGCATGAAATCTTCAGTTCTTCAAAATGTAGACACAGTAAAGTCGTTACAGGGCCTGTGTAGTGCTGGGCGATATGagaaaaaatatcacaacaatttatttcctttcactgagctgcctgctgctgtaacaactgaatttccctgGTGTGTGGATTAATACATTTAGGTGCATCTCTccactggtcaacaagtgaatctgctcctctgatgttttctaatcatcacacttagatctgatctttataaaaacctgctgaattcatatttatgttcctggataaactgggcgtcgcttcttctgcaacaaagaagtgaAAACACCTGAAGCAGCGCGGGTTAGAATGATTCAGCAGCGGAAACACGCTGAAACCATGAatgcagcagaaaacatgaatcgattatgttaaGTCGCTGCATCGCTGCAGAGCCGTCCTCTCAGCAGGAGCACAAACGTCAACACGTGTGCTGCTGAGTCAACCTAACCTCATGTGGGCGTCGCTCTTTCAGCCACAGGTTCGGCACTATTCtcattggctgtttgtgttgtctgtcaaaacacgGATGGGATGAGTCTTACATgtctatcgaggaaaagttcTATcgcaataattattgatatcgTTTTATCAGCCAGTCTTAGGCCTGTGTGTTGAAAGTTGGTGGATTCCGAACTTCAGGAGGATAAAAACACAGCTCATCTTCTTTCATCAAATTTATCaatcaaatcttatttgtatagcccatattcacaaatcccagtttgtctcatggtctttaacaaggtgagacgtcctctgttcttaaccctcaacaagagtcaaactactaaaacctttaacaggtaaagaaggtagaaacctcagagacacatgtgaggacccgtctcccaggacggacacaagtgaacagatgtcccgtggaacagagaacatcagagagatcagagtatttacagctttgattagaataaacactttgtagctgaaggtcaatgaactgatggattattgtcagtaatggtcgagtatctgaggagaaatattatatatcaagcagacttgttgtgatcatagtccacggtcagctgccaccatctTTACATGTTAGAACAGAGGAAACCAGCAGACGTCTTAATGATAGTCTCAAACCATTCCATGAGCACTGTACTGCCTGGCTCAAGGGCTGATGAGCAGTACTTACAAACATGTGCACCGTCCTTAACTACTCTGATAATCTGAAGAAGTAAAGTCAAACTATTCGAGTTCACTTCTCCAGTTTCCCTGCAGCCGATCAATAAAGTTATGATTAAATAGTGATAGTCTTCAATGTTCTGCGGCACAAACACCATCCATCTTAATCCACCTCCTCCTACATGTTACCAGTGACCTCACACCATCTTAATCTCGTCAGGTTTTAGTGTGGAAATTAAGCGTGGAACTCATTTCTGATTCTGGAAATAAAAGTTATACATAACTACATCCGTACAGAAGCTAGAGGCAGTAGATGGTTATTATATAGCTTATATTTTGTAGTAATATATACCTCTTATGTTGATATGAACTCTTCAACTGCAGATGAAACAGAAGTTGACTAATCTACCCGTCCACCTGGGATTAAAGCCAACGgctccatcatcctctgctcTGACATGCCTTCTAATTACAGTCTAAGAATCAGAGGATTTAGATGTTAACATCTGCAGAGGTAcgacacaagcacacacaggaCGCTGGGTGTGAGTCAGTGACGTATCAGCAGGTCATGGGCTTTGAACACTTCTTAAGGTAGTGTTACACTGTCTGGACCTGTTGAACATTCAAAGAGCACCAACGGTAAACCAGGACTCCGTTCAGATGTCAGCAGGTTCGTTCATCTCGACACAGGGTCGCGTCTCTGACAGCATCAGGGcgacggtggaggaggttgtgatgaTGTTCCTCttaagaaagagggagaaggagctgTATAATGTAATATCAAAAACCAAACATCTCAAACGTTTCTCACCTGTACACAACATTTCAATCTTGGTGAGGTTCATCTGTAGAGACTCATTGATCCAAACCAGCATATCATGACGACTGAGGTTGTCGCTGGTCACTGAGGTGGAGTACACGTTCACAGCCATCGTCGGTCACGTGCTGCCATGGAAGAGACAGAATAAAGAATCATAAACATTTACACAAGGACAGTTTCTGCTTTACCAGTCATTCTGTCACATCAGCAAACCCAGTACACACGTTCCCCCAACATGGCAGGTGGCCCAGAGTGTGAATCCTGGTGTCATTCATCATGAGGAACTTCTCACTGGTTTGTTAAAACCATGACTGAGGCCTGAGTCATGCAGAGACAGTTATTacttctgcagaggaaacagtccTCATAATAaatcacactcataaatatctgtccaCTTAATGTGCATGATGTCTTTCAGCAAGAGCCATTAATTAGTCCTTTGGAAAAATGTcccaataataaaaaaataaactaaaacatgcATCATGTTGAAGAACGATGAAGTGTTGTTCAGGTTATTGCAGATTTCAGAAATAAACTCACGATGGGTTTTATCTGTGGACAGTGAGCTCTGTGGATTCATCTCAAACTTTGACTTAACTTCTAATTATTTTTGATCTTTTATGATTTCACTGGTTCATCTCTTTGGACTGGAGACGTCCCAGCAGATCTACTGGTGAATTACTGTTCACGGTCTAGTAGAGAGTGATACTGGTGGAAACAGAACCAGAGAAACCAGTGACCTTTAGCCTCTGGTGTTGCACTTGCTAACATCCAGGCTGAAGAACCAGCAGCTCAACAGGCCACGTCCAGCAGCCTGGGGGCTACCGTTAGCCGCAGCTAGCCGCAGCTA contains:
- the mapre1b gene encoding microtubule-associated protein RP/EB family member 1b isoform X1, giving the protein MAVNVYSTSVTSDNLSRHDMLVWINESLQMNLTKIEMLCTGGAYCQFMDMLFANSVPLKKVKFGAKLEHEYIHNFKLLQVSFKKMGVDKIIPVDKLVKGKFQDNFEFVQWFKKFFDANYDGKEYDPVEARQGQDAVSSSNAATSALNKPPKKALNPAPQRPPVAKVAPKLAPVSVRKTGMGGGDEERTELMNELEILRSTYTDMEKERDFYFGKLRNIELICQEKEGESDPTLQRIIDILYATDDGFVIPDAEESEEPEEF
- the mapre1b gene encoding microtubule-associated protein RP/EB family member 1b isoform X2; amino-acid sequence: MAVNVYSTSVTSDNLSRHDMLVWINESLQMNLTKIEMLCTGGAYCQFMDMLFANSVPLKKVKFGAKLEHEYIHNFKLLQVSFKKMGVDKIIPVDKLVKGKFQDNFEFVQWFKKFFDANYDGKEYDPVEARQGQDAVSSSNAATSALNKPPKKALNPAPQRPPVAKVAPKLAPVSVRKTGMGGGDEERTELMNELEILRSTYTDMEKERDFYFGKLRNIELICQEKEGESDPTLQRIIDILYATDNEQNLQNVQNLLQNM